A window of Atribacterota bacterium genomic DNA:
GAAGATTTACCTCTCAAGAATGTGGCAATCCATTTGCTGTAGTTGATACCTTAAAAAGATTACTCTCTTATGCTTCTTAATGAGGCATTTTAAAGACATCCCAATTTTTAAAGACTAATGGTCTTATAATCTTAATAGAATAAGGAGGTTTAAAAATGTTTACCAAACGAATCCCTGCTATTGTCTTTATCTTGTTCTTAGCAATTGTTTTTCTTATAGGAGGCTGTACAGCTCCCCCTCCAACCATCACCTATACCATCACTGCCACTGCCGGGGAAAACGGACAGATTAACCCTGAGGGGGAAGTCCAGATCGTTGAGGGAAAAGATAAGACGTTCACTATCATCCCAGATGAGGGGTATCTGCTTGACGTTTTACTGGTAGATGGTATATCCATAGAACCGATACCATTGACCCCTATTTTCACCTATACTTTTAAAGAGGTCATTCAGAACCACACTATTCAGGCAAGTTTTGTATTAGCCAAAAAAATATACAATATAGATACCGTTGTTGGTTACGATACCATCCAGGAGGCAATAGATGCCGCCTTAGACGAAGAGACCATTGTGGTTTCCCCGGGAACCTATTATGAAAACATCGTTTTCGATGACCGGGACATCACTGTACGAAGTAACGAAATTCCAGACGGCCCTGGTATGATAATTGATTTGACTAAAACCATCATTGACGGGGGAGAGGTGAATTCTGTTGTGGTGTTTACCGGTGGCGATACTTCAACCCTGAAAGGATTTACCATCCAGAACGGAGCTTCATTTTACGGCGGCGGAATTTATATTGATCACAGTAATCCCACAATTGAAGACAATACTATCAAGGATAACTGGGTTACAGACCACGGCGGCGGGATTTATGTGTATTACGGTGAACCAAACATTATCGGGAATACCATCATCAATAATTCGGCAGGTCTCACCGGTGGCGGAATTGATTTGTATTACAGTTTTGCCTACATCATTGATAATGATATTTATAGCAATGTGGCAGGTTTCGGCGGTGGTATTTGTGTCGGTAAACACAGTGAACTTCTGCCTAATGCAGCCCGTCCGGATGGATGGGGAACAGGAACAGATGTACAGAATATCCCGGCTGGCGAGCCGCTTAATCCGGCAGAAAGTGAAATGTACACGATTGCCGGTAATACATTTCGTGGAAATGAACACGGTTCTCCGTCAGATTACACCGAGGGTGCCCACGTCTTTTTTGACTAAAGTGATATAGGATATAGAAGAATATTCTTTGTTCTACAATATAAATACTGGTCAGAATAAGAGGTAATATAAGCATTATGAGTAAGATAGTGTTTTTTAACATCCCGGCCTATGGTCATACCAATCCCACAATCGAAGTGGTACGTGAGTTATGCGAAAAAGA
This region includes:
- a CDS encoding DUF1565 domain-containing protein, with amino-acid sequence MFTKRIPAIVFILFLAIVFLIGGCTAPPPTITYTITATAGENGQINPEGEVQIVEGKDKTFTIIPDEGYLLDVLLVDGISIEPIPLTPIFTYTFKEVIQNHTIQASFVLAKKIYNIDTVVGYDTIQEAIDAALDEETIVVSPGTYYENIVFDDRDITVRSNEIPDGPGMIIDLTKTIIDGGEVNSVVVFTGGDTSTLKGFTIQNGASFYGGGIYIDHSNPTIEDNTIKDNWVTDHGGGIYVYYGEPNIIGNTIINNSAGLTGGGIDLYYSFAYIIDNDIYSNVAGFGGGICVGKHSELLPNAARPDGWGTGTDVQNIPAGEPLNPAESEMYTIAGNTFRGNEHGSPSDYTEGAHVFFD